Proteins encoded within one genomic window of Methanosarcina barkeri str. Wiesmoor:
- the ahbC gene encoding 12,18-didecarboxysiroheme deacetylase: MIGISKLYCGTVEPSDALRYGRDSKKLPSHLLQFSKDKKPVVVWNMTRRCNLKCVHCYAQAKDIEFENELSTEEGKALIDDLASFGSPVILFSGGEPTMRKDLPELAAYAREKGMRAVISTNGTLIDREMAKKLKEVGLSYVGVSLDGIRETNDKFRGMKGAFDAALRGLHNCQEEGIKVGLRFTINKQNVRDIPAIFDLLEEEKIPRICFYHLVYAGRGSKMVNEDLSLEESRQAVDLILERTRKLHEKGFPAEVLTVDNHCDGPYLYMKLLKENPERAAEVFELLSMNQGNSSGIGIGCVSWDGAVHADQFWRHYSFGNVRERPFSEIWTDLSDELMAGLKNRKPLIKAHADRCARCKWLDVCNGNFRVRAEAVYGNVWADDPACYLTKEEIGYYEA, encoded by the coding sequence ATGATAGGCATTTCAAAACTTTACTGTGGAACCGTGGAACCCTCAGATGCCCTTCGCTATGGAAGGGACTCAAAAAAGCTTCCCTCTCACTTGCTGCAGTTTTCAAAAGATAAAAAACCAGTTGTAGTCTGGAACATGACTCGCCGCTGCAACCTGAAATGTGTCCATTGTTATGCCCAGGCAAAGGACATAGAATTTGAAAACGAGCTTTCGACTGAAGAAGGCAAAGCTCTTATCGATGACCTTGCGAGTTTCGGAAGTCCGGTAATCCTTTTTTCCGGAGGGGAACCAACTATGAGAAAAGACCTGCCTGAGCTCGCAGCCTACGCGCGTGAAAAAGGAATGAGGGCCGTGATTTCTACAAACGGGACGCTCATAGACCGGGAGATGGCAAAAAAGCTAAAGGAAGTCGGTCTCTCTTATGTAGGAGTTTCTCTTGATGGGATAAGGGAAACGAATGACAAATTCAGGGGCATGAAGGGGGCATTCGATGCAGCTCTAAGAGGGCTTCACAATTGCCAGGAAGAAGGCATAAAGGTTGGCTTGCGTTTTACCATCAACAAGCAAAATGTAAGGGATATTCCTGCAATCTTTGACCTGCTTGAAGAAGAAAAAATTCCTAGAATCTGTTTCTATCATCTGGTTTATGCAGGTCGGGGCTCAAAAATGGTAAACGAAGACCTTTCACTTGAGGAATCCAGGCAGGCTGTAGACCTGATACTCGAGAGGACAAGAAAACTTCATGAAAAAGGTTTTCCTGCCGAAGTCCTGACAGTGGACAACCATTGTGACGGCCCTTACCTGTACATGAAGCTCCTCAAAGAGAATCCTGAAAGGGCTGCTGAGGTATTTGAACTTCTTTCCATGAACCAGGGAAATTCTTCAGGGATAGGTATAGGCTGCGTATCCTGGGACGGCGCGGTACATGCCGACCAGTTCTGGAGGCATTACTCCTTTGGAAATGTGCGGGAACGCCCATTCAGTGAAATCTGGACTGACCTGAGTGATGAACTTATGGCTGGGCTTAAAAACCGAAAACCCCTGATAAAAGCTCACGCAGATCGTTGTGCCCGGTGCAAATGGCTCGATGTTTGCAATGGGAATTTCAGGGTACGGGCCGAAGCTGTATATGGGAATGTCTGGGCAGATGACCCTGCATGTTATCTTACAAAAGAAGAAATTGGGTATTATGAAGCCTGA